CACTGTTCACCGCCAGCGCGTGGAAGTGGTTGCGCACCAATGCGGTATCGCCGTTCAGGGTGATGCTCTGGTTCTGCATTTCCAGTGTCTTGAACGCGCTCTTGTGGGTTTCCAGGTCTTCGATGAACTGCGCCTTGTTCTGCACCTTGCCGCTGGAGTGGCCGTAGGTGAGGGTGTCCGCAGTCAGCGCGTGAAGCTGCTTGAGGTCCAGGTGCAACATGGCCTGGGTCAGTTGATCCACCGCCTGGGCCACATCCTTCTCGGCGGGTGCCGGTGCGGCTGCGACGTAGCCGGAGAACAGGCACAGAAAACCGATCAGCGCTTTGACGTTTTGCATGGGTAATTCCTTATTGTTGTGGGGACGACATGACGAGGTCTGTCGTCGTACAACCATGCATTAAATAAGCAGGCAAAGAAAAGGGGGAGCTGGAAATATTCTGAAATTACTTGGC
This region of Pseudomonas sp. MUP55 genomic DNA includes:
- a CDS encoding nuclear transport factor 2 family protein, which translates into the protein MQNVKALIGFLCLFSGYVAAAPAPAEKDVAQAVDQLTQAMLHLDLKQLHALTADTLTYGHSSGKVQNKAQFIEDLETHKSAFKTLEMQNQSITLNGDTALVRNHFHALAVNSGVEVPTDIDNFQVWQKQHGKWLLIGRQAYKY